AGTCGGCGCCGTGACGGATCGGCACCACCTGGTCCGGTGCGGCCAGTGGTCGACCGGGAGTCCGGTTCCGGTCTGGGGGCGGTGTATCGACTGCGGCTAGAGTTACCCCAGGTCGATTCCGGTGCGCTGAGCCTGGGGCGATCCGGAGATGATCTGATCATCGGTGCAGGTGGCACCCGACGCCGGGTTCGGTTGGCGTCGGTGCTGCGGCGGTGCACGGTCGTGGACGCAACGTTGCGTGGCAGCGAACTGACGGTGCGCTTCCGGCCGGATCCGGCCGTGTGGCCGGTGGCTGGCGATGAGGAGGTGCGACGTTGAACGCTGGCGCGCACCCCGATCTGGGTGAGCTCGGACCCGAGCTGCGCAAGCTCGCCCAAGCGATCCTGGATCGACTCGATCCGGCGGTGCGCGCCGCGGCGCTGTTGGCGGCCTCCTCGGGTGACGGACCGGGCAAATGCCAGCAGGTGTGGTGCCCGGTGTGTGCGCTGGCAGCGCTGGTCACCGGGGAAGAACATCCGCTGCTCACCATCGTCGCCGAGCACAGTGTCGCGCTGTATGAGGTGATCCGTGCGGTGGTTGGAGAGGTCGATCCGAGTGGCGAGACGCCGCGCCCGCCCGATCCCGGCTCGCCCGGCGGAGGCGGTGGCGGCGACGAGCCGCCGGCCCGGCCCAGTTATGAGCCCATTCCGGTCACCATTGAAACGGAAACCTGAAAAGCCGAAAGCTGAGGAATTCCACGGAATTCGCGATGTGACGAATCACCGTGTGGCCCTAGCCACCCGCGGTCGGTAAAGTTGGCGCGAACACGGCCGCCTAGTCGGGGCAGGAGGGAGGGGCCATGTGGTACTGGCTGGTCAAGTACGTATTCTTCGGGCCTCTGCTGGCCTTGATCGGGCGGCCGAAAGTCGAGGGTCTGGAGAACATCCCTGACGACGGCGCGGCCATCCTGGCCAGCAACCACCTCGCCGTCATGGACAGCTTCTACCTGCCATTGGTGGTGCGCCGGCGGATCACCTTCCTGGCCAAGTCGGAATACTTCACCGGCACCGGCCTCAAGGGCTGGCTCACCCGCTCGTTCTACACCGCCGTCGGGCAGGTTCCCATCGACCGCAACGACTCTGACGCCGCGCAGGCCGCGCTGACCACCGCGCAGCGGATCCTGGCGCAGGGCAAGCTGCTCGGCATCTACCCCGAGGGCACCCGCTCACCCGACGGCCGGCTGTACAAGGGCAAGACCGGACTGGCGCGGCTCGCGCTGCACACCGGTGTCCCGGTGATCCCGGTCGTCATGGTCGGCACCAACGTCGTCAACCCGCCCGGCACCAAGATGCTGCGCTTCGGCCGGGTCACGGTTCGCTTCGGCGAGCCGATGGATTTCTCCCGCTTCGACGGGATGGCCGACAACCGTTTCATCGAGCGCGCCGTCACCGACGAGGTGATCTACGAATTGATGCGGCTGTCCGGGCAGGAGTACGTCGACATCTACGCGGCCAGCGTCAAAAACGGTGTCCCGCAAGAGGACGGGGCAACGGGTCAGCCGGTCGCCCGGTTTCCGGAGACCGCGGCGGGCTGATCCGGACTCGTCCGGGGGGCGGGCCGCAGGGTGGCGCCGGCCGTGATGATCACCGCCAGCGCCCACCACACGTAGGACGTCCCGGCCAGTTGGCGCCACCACGCCGCGCCGGCCTCGTGATGTTCAGGAAGCAAGTCGATCGGGCTGCGCGTCATCAGCACCACCCCGGCCGCGCTGAGCGCGCCGAGCGCGATTGCATGATGCCGGTAGGCCAGCACCGCCATGACGACCACGGCGGGCAGCATCCACACCCAGTGGTGTGACCACGACACCGGCGATACCACCAACCCGAACAGCGCCACGCAGACCAGCGCCAAGATCGGCTCACCGGCGGCGAGCACCCGGCGGGCCGCCCACCACATCGCCGCGAGCACCAGCAGGCACCCCGCCAGCCACAGCACGGAGCGCACCTGGTCGTTCAGCGGCAGCCGGGCCAGGGCGCCGGCCAGGTTCTGGTTGGTGTTCAGGCTCGCCCCGCCGATGCGGTCGGTATCGCTGACGGTGTGCGTCCAGTACTGCCAGGAGTCGCTCCAGGCCATCACGAAGCCCACCAGGGTCGCCGCCAGGAACGATGCCACGGTGGTGACCGCGGCGCGCCGGTCGCGACGTAATAGGAAGTACAGCAGGAAGACCGCCGGGGTCAGCTTGAGCGCCACCGCGACACCCAGCAGCGCGCCGCGCGGCCAGTAGGTGCGCCGCGGCACACAGTCGGCGATCACCAGCGTCATCAGCACCGCATTGACCTGGCCGAAGTCGAAGTTGGCCCAGATCGGTTCGGCATCTAGCCAGATGGACGCCGCCACGATCGCCACGGCCACCACGCCGCGGTGCCACCAGGCCGGCCCGCAGTCGGGGCGCCGGTCGAACTGGAGCCCCAGACCGGTGAGCACGATGGTGATCGACACCACCAGCAGCAGCGTCGATAGGACGGTCAGTGCGGCGGTCGCGGTGCCCAGCGACACCCAGGTGAGGGGAGCGAACAGCACCGCAGCGATCGGCGGATAGGTGAACGGCAGAACCGTCCCATCGATCTGGGTTTGGAACCAGTCCTCGCCGTAGAGCGGCCGGCCCTCACGCCAGGCCTGTGCCGCCATCCGGTAGACGTCGACGTCGATGTGATACGGCGTGCTGCCCAGCGCCCGCCACGTCGTGTAGCCCAGGGCTGCAATCGCCAGCAGCGTGAAGATCCACCAAACGGCCCTACCGCTGATGCCCCCGTGCCGACGGCCCGGGTCGGGCGGCCGCGATGTAGTCATGTCGCAGCACAGCCTATCGGGTAGCGACGCTAAACCGAGCGATAGCTGTGGCGATCCCGGCGTGGTGTGCCGCGAGGGCGTACGTTGCATTAGGTGCTGGAATGGTTCCGCGACGACATCGTCGGCCGTGGCAGACTGCCGTTGCTGGGCTGTCTGTTGGCCTTCCTGGTGACGTTTTTGGTGACCCGCTCCGTGGTGCGCTACATCCGTAGTCAGGCCGCAAACCCCGGTCCGCCGCGCTGGTGGCAGCCCCGCAATCTGCACTTCGGCTCCAAGCACATTCACCACGTGGTCTTCGGGGTCGTGTTGGTGATGGTCGCCGGGGTGACCCTGGTGGCCGCCGGGCCGAACGCGCACGAGCCGGCGTTCAGCCTGGCTGCGATAGCGTTCGGGATCGGGGCGGCGCTGGTGCTCGACGAGTACGCGCTGATCCTGCACCTGTCCGACGTGTACTGGGAGGAGGACGGCCGTGCCTCGGTGGACGCCGTCTTCGCCGCCGCCGCGGTCACCGGTCTCTTGGTGCTGGGTTTTCATCCTCTGACGTTTGTGCTGTCGAGCTGGCACGACACCTCCTCGCCGTTGATCCACGCGGGAGTGATCGTCAGCCTGGTGATGGCGTTGCCGTTGGGCGTGATGGTGTTGTTGAAAGGCAAGGTGTGGACCGGGTTGATCGGGATGTTCTTCTTTCCGCTGCTGGTGGTGGGTGCGGTGCGGCTGTCGCGGCCGCACGCACCGTGGGCGCGGTGGCGCTACCTGCCTGATCGGGCGCGCATGCACCGGGCGCTGGAGCGGGAGCGCCGGCTACGCCGGCCGGTGATTGCGGCCAAGCTCTGGTTGCAGGATGCGGTGGCGGGCCGGCCGCAGGTTCCCGATGAGCGGGCCGTCGACGCCGAGCTCGATCGTGAGGTGCGGGAGGCGTCGGCGCCGACGGTGCAGTTCATGGCTCCCCGGCAGCAGGTCCCCATCGGCAGGCCGCCAGTCAGGCCTCCGGCCCGGCCTCCCGTCAGACCGGGGCCCGCCTCCGGTTCGGCTGGCCGCTCGGGGCCCAACCGGGCGGTTTCGGATGCCTCGGCGCCGACCCGGCCTTTTTCGGCGCCGTTGTCGTCTCCTCGGATACACCGGCCGGGCAGGCCGTGGCAGTGAGGTACTTCTACGACACCGAATTCATCGAGGACGGCCGCACCATCGAGCTGATCTCGATCGGCGTGGTCGCCGAGGACGGGCGCGAATACTATGCGGTCTCCACCGAATTCGACCCGGAGCGGGCGGGTTCGTGGGTTCGCACCCATGTACTGCCGAAGCTGCCGTCGCCGGCTTCGCAGACGTGGCGCTCGCGCAGCCGGATCCGCGCGGATCTGGAGGAGTTCTTCGGAGTCGAGCGCGGTGAGCCGATCGAGTTGTGGGCCTGGGTGGGCGCCTACGACCACGTGGTGCTCTGCCAGTTGTGGGGCACCATGCCCGATCTGCCGGCGCCGATCCCGCGCTTCACGCACGAGCTTCGGCAATTGTGGGAAGACCGGGACCGGCCGCGCCTGCCACCGCGGTCGGCGGGCAGTCACGATGCGCTGGTGGACGCCCGCGACCAGCTGCGCCGTTTCCAGGTGATCACCCAGACCGAACTGGCCTGATCAGGCAGGGTCGGCGCCCGGCTACCATGGTCGGGTGAACTGGACCGTTGATGTACCCATCGACCAGCTGCCGGCGCTGCCGCCGCTGCCCGCGGATCTGCGCGAGCGCCTCGATGCCGCGCTGGCCCGGCCGGCCGTTCAGCAGCCGAGCTGGCCCGCTGACCAGGCCAAGGCCATGCGCACCGTGTTGGAGAGCGTCCCGCCGATCACGGTGGCGTCCGAGATCGAGCGTCTCAAGGTGCAGCTGGCCCAGGTCGCCCGCGGGGAGGCTTTCCTACTGCAGGGCGGCGACTGCGCGGAGACCTTCACCGACAACACCGAGCCGCACATCAAGGGCAACATCCGCACGCTGCTGCAGATGGCGGTGGTGCTGACCTACGGGGCCAGCATGCCCGTGGTCAAGATGGCCCGCATCGCTGGTCAGTACGCCAAGCCGCGGTCGGCCGACATCGACTCGCTGGGGCTGAAGTCCTACCGCGGCGATATGGTCAACGGCCTGGCTCCGGATGCCGTATCGCGCGAACACGACCCATCGCGTTTGGTGCGGGCCTACGCCAACGCCAGTGCGGCGATGAACCTGGTGCGGGCGCTCACGTCGTCGGGCCTGGCATCGCTGGAGCTGGTGCACGACTGGAACCGCGAATTCGTCCGTACCTCGCCGGCGGGTGCCCGCTACGAGGCACTGGCCGGTGAGATCGACCGCGGCCTGAAGTTCATGAGCGCGTGCGGGGTCGCTGACCGGGAGCTCCAGACCGCCGAGATCTACGCCAGCCACGAGGCGCTGGTGCTCGACTACGAGCGGGCCATGCTGCGGATGGCCGACGTCTCGGGCACGCCGCAGCTCTATGACCTGTCGGCGCACTACGTGTGGATCGGGGAGCGGACCCGCCAGCTCGATCACGCGCACATCGCGCTCGCCGAGGTGATCGCCAACCCGATCGGAGTCAAGCTCGGTCCCACCACGTCGCCGGACCAGGCAGTCGAATACGTGGAACGTCTTGACCCGCACAATGTTCCGGGCCGTCTGACACTGATCAGCCGGATGGGTAACAGTAAGGTACGTGACCTGCTTCCGGGCATCATCGAGAAGGTGCAGGCCACCGGTCATCAGGTGATCTGGCAGTGCGACCCGATGCACGGCAACACCCACGAGGCCTCCACCGGTCACAAGACCCGGCACTTCGATCGGATCGTCGACGAGGTCCAGGGCTTCTTCGAGGTGCATCGTGCGCTGGGCACCCACCCCGGCGGCATCCACCTGGAGTTCACCGGGGAAGACGTCACCGAGTGTCTCGGTGGCGCCCAGGACATTTCGGATGCGGACCTGGGCGGCCGCTACGAGACGGCGTGCGACCCGCGGCTCAACACCCAGCAGTCGCTGGAGTTGTCCTTCCTGGTCGCGGAGATGCTGCGCGGCTAGCTCGTTCCCGCGCTCGGCGCGGGTGCGGTTACAACAGCGCGCCGACGTTGTTGCCCAGCGTCCACGCCAACGCGGCGACCAACGTGGTGGTTGCGAACAACACGGCGAGCCAGATGACTACCATCCGGCGCGCGTGCTGACGCTCCAACACGAAGCGGCTCAGTTCGACGCCGCCGAATTGCCCTGTCACCAACTCATAGTGGGTATCGGTGTCCTCCACCCAGTCCGCCGGGCCGCGGGCCATGTGCAGTGTCTGATGTTGCGGTGCTTGGTATTGCGATGTCTGGTGTTGTGATGTCTGCTGTTGCGGCGGCGCCGGGTGCTCGGGGGCGCGGCGGGCCGGGGCGGCGGCGTTGTGCTGGGCGGAGTTTCGGGGGGCCG
The window above is part of the Mycolicibacter sp. MU0102 genome. Proteins encoded here:
- a CDS encoding class II 3-deoxy-7-phosphoheptulonate synthase; this encodes MNWTVDVPIDQLPALPPLPADLRERLDAALARPAVQQPSWPADQAKAMRTVLESVPPITVASEIERLKVQLAQVARGEAFLLQGGDCAETFTDNTEPHIKGNIRTLLQMAVVLTYGASMPVVKMARIAGQYAKPRSADIDSLGLKSYRGDMVNGLAPDAVSREHDPSRLVRAYANASAAMNLVRALTSSGLASLELVHDWNREFVRTSPAGARYEALAGEIDRGLKFMSACGVADRELQTAEIYASHEALVLDYERAMLRMADVSGTPQLYDLSAHYVWIGERTRQLDHAHIALAEVIANPIGVKLGPTTSPDQAVEYVERLDPHNVPGRLTLISRMGNSKVRDLLPGIIEKVQATGHQVIWQCDPMHGNTHEASTGHKTRHFDRIVDEVQGFFEVHRALGTHPGGIHLEFTGEDVTECLGGAQDISDADLGGRYETACDPRLNTQQSLELSFLVAEMLRG
- a CDS encoding glycosyltransferase 87 family protein produces the protein MTTSRPPDPGRRHGGISGRAVWWIFTLLAIAALGYTTWRALGSTPYHIDVDVYRMAAQAWREGRPLYGEDWFQTQIDGTVLPFTYPPIAAVLFAPLTWVSLGTATAALTVLSTLLLVVSITIVLTGLGLQFDRRPDCGPAWWHRGVVAVAIVAASIWLDAEPIWANFDFGQVNAVLMTLVIADCVPRRTYWPRGALLGVAVALKLTPAVFLLYFLLRRDRRAAVTTVASFLAATLVGFVMAWSDSWQYWTHTVSDTDRIGGASLNTNQNLAGALARLPLNDQVRSVLWLAGCLLVLAAMWWAARRVLAAGEPILALVCVALFGLVVSPVSWSHHWVWMLPAVVVMAVLAYRHHAIALGALSAAGVVLMTRSPIDLLPEHHEAGAAWWRQLAGTSYVWWALAVIITAGATLRPAPRTSPDQPAAVSGNRATG
- a CDS encoding polyadenylate-specific 3'-exoribonuclease AS: MRYFYDTEFIEDGRTIELISIGVVAEDGREYYAVSTEFDPERAGSWVRTHVLPKLPSPASQTWRSRSRIRADLEEFFGVERGEPIELWAWVGAYDHVVLCQLWGTMPDLPAPIPRFTHELRQLWEDRDRPRLPPRSAGSHDALVDARDQLRRFQVITQTELA
- a CDS encoding lysophospholipid acyltransferase family protein, with amino-acid sequence MWYWLVKYVFFGPLLALIGRPKVEGLENIPDDGAAILASNHLAVMDSFYLPLVVRRRITFLAKSEYFTGTGLKGWLTRSFYTAVGQVPIDRNDSDAAQAALTTAQRILAQGKLLGIYPEGTRSPDGRLYKGKTGLARLALHTGVPVIPVVMVGTNVVNPPGTKMLRFGRVTVRFGEPMDFSRFDGMADNRFIERAVTDEVIYELMRLSGQEYVDIYAASVKNGVPQEDGATGQPVARFPETAAG